A genome region from Bacillaceae bacterium IKA-2 includes the following:
- a CDS encoding Rha family transcriptional regulator, whose amino-acid sequence MLASIENKLVFIENEKPVTDSLIIAEAFQKGHDKVLRDIRNLKCSDQFRLTNFGESTYRNKQSRVMPMFIVTFDGFSMLAMGYSGDKAMQFKERYINEFNRTRQILESQHNTLLSTEQKQLRRVVAARIHTRFHHIKDNARRKYFSKLYSELKKQFKVTSYRDIPRSKLNEAIAFVNQHDSPKLVSPRMDVYECGGSKVDKAINTHV is encoded by the coding sequence GTGCTAGCGTCTATTGAAAATAAGCTTGTATTTATTGAAAACGAAAAGCCGGTGACGGATAGTCTGATAATTGCAGAAGCTTTTCAAAAAGGACACGACAAAGTATTGAGAGATATCCGCAACTTAAAATGTTCCGATCAATTTCGACTCACCAATTTTGGAGAGTCCACTTATAGAAACAAACAAAGTCGCGTAATGCCAATGTTTATTGTTACATTCGATGGATTTTCTATGTTAGCGATGGGGTACTCTGGCGACAAAGCGATGCAATTTAAAGAGCGCTATATCAATGAATTTAATAGGACTCGTCAAATCTTGGAGAGTCAACATAACACACTATTATCAACTGAACAAAAACAATTGCGACGAGTTGTGGCGGCGAGAATTCATACTCGGTTTCACCACATTAAAGATAATGCACGTAGAAAGTATTTTTCAAAATTGTATAGCGAGTTAAAAAAGCAATTTAAGGTTACGTCTTATCGAGATATACCTCGATCTAAACTAAATGAAGCTATTGCTTTTGTAAATCAACACGACTCTCCAAAATTGGTGAGTCCAAGAATGGATGTGTATGAGTGTGGCGGAAGTAAAGTGGATAAAGCTATCAACACACATGTTTGA
- a CDS encoding 5'-3' exonuclease H3TH domain-containing protein — protein sequence MAKGGYEPKKQTKNICMVMLPATEMSKATRASFQSLVSQLEKRFTGDQVVRNINLVDVSNMKNIILVIDSDPPVKVELNENQLCSGVTVNDFIYQLKQLEQAISKRNKDLILVSSKSNFISITYKPIIEVVPKQNKNIERLILIDGSNVLTTGYHATKKSMLKSSDGLYTNGVYIMAQKIMDIISRSNPSHLAICWDKGRDKTFRRKLYPEYKANRKESDPELKQQFVTAQKLFSNLGIAQYSHEEIEADDAIGTINAMWRREKGNSIVGMISNDKDLFQLLSENTSQLIRKGNDEQRITPDHLKEKFNITPEQWVDCKALLGDTSDNIPGVKGVGEKAVYPLIALHGNLETLFEKIDELKDSDFKRYFSKLQEGKDLAFLSKQLAKIHCEAENLLDISSLDDMKLSLEKSVITHHFKLLGFKTIVNSIDKGMYRIS from the coding sequence ATGGCTAAAGGTGGATATGAACCAAAAAAGCAAACTAAAAATATTTGTATGGTTATGTTACCAGCTACTGAAATGAGCAAAGCGACAAGAGCATCTTTTCAAAGCTTAGTTTCGCAATTAGAAAAACGTTTTACTGGTGATCAGGTTGTCAGAAACATTAATTTAGTAGATGTATCAAACATGAAAAATATTATTCTAGTAATCGATAGCGATCCACCAGTAAAGGTTGAATTAAACGAAAATCAACTATGTTCCGGAGTGACTGTAAACGACTTTATTTATCAACTAAAACAACTAGAACAAGCTATTTCAAAACGAAATAAAGACTTAATACTCGTTAGTTCGAAATCTAATTTCATTTCGATCACATATAAACCAATTATCGAAGTCGTACCTAAGCAGAATAAAAACATCGAGCGCTTAATCTTGATCGATGGCAGCAACGTCCTCACAACTGGCTACCATGCCACTAAAAAGAGCATGTTAAAGAGTAGTGACGGACTTTATACAAATGGTGTTTACATCATGGCTCAAAAGATCATGGATATTATAAGCCGTTCTAACCCTTCTCACCTTGCAATTTGTTGGGATAAAGGGAGAGACAAAACGTTTAGGAGAAAGTTATATCCTGAATACAAGGCGAATCGTAAGGAGTCAGATCCAGAACTAAAACAACAATTCGTGACCGCTCAAAAGCTTTTTTCAAACTTAGGGATAGCACAATATTCACACGAAGAAATAGAAGCTGACGACGCGATCGGAACCATAAACGCAATGTGGAGACGCGAAAAAGGTAATTCAATCGTCGGGATGATTTCTAATGATAAAGATTTATTTCAACTTTTGTCTGAAAATACAAGTCAGTTAATAAGAAAAGGTAATGACGAACAAAGAATAACCCCGGACCATCTTAAAGAAAAGTTTAATATAACTCCAGAACAGTGGGTTGATTGCAAAGCATTACTTGGAGATACAAGCGATAACATTCCTGGGGTAAAAGGAGTAGGGGAAAAGGCGGTGTATCCTTTAATCGCTTTACACGGAAACTTAGAAACTCTTTTCGAAAAGATTGATGAGTTGAAAGACTCAGATTTCAAGAGATATTTTTCTAAGCTTCAGGAAGGTAAGGACCTAGCTTTTTTAAGTAAACAACTAGCTAAAATTCATTGTGAAGCAGAAAATTTACTTGATATTTCTTCATTGGATGATATGAAACTAAGTTTAGAAAAATCAGTAATTACACACCACTTTAAATTATTAGGTTTTAAAACCATTGTAAATTCTATTGATAAAGGGATGTATAGAATCAGCTAG
- a CDS encoding group-specific protein, with protein MINISVDEKKIEALYMQEIKKRLDLLDNKTLFWDRKELLKQTRMSWSTIQEQFFFHPDFPKQKVGAKWYFPARKAEFFLLNWLEENPKYQNWKDRKEA; from the coding sequence TTGATAAATATTTCTGTTGATGAAAAAAAGATTGAAGCGCTTTACATGCAAGAAATAAAAAAACGGTTGGATCTGTTAGATAACAAAACGTTGTTCTGGGACAGAAAAGAATTGCTGAAGCAAACGAGAATGAGTTGGAGCACCATTCAAGAGCAATTCTTTTTCCATCCTGATTTTCCTAAACAAAAAGTAGGGGCAAAGTGGTACTTTCCAGCGCGGAAAGCTGAATTTTTTTTGCTGAATTGGCTTGAAGAAAATCCAAAATATCAAAATTGGAAAGATAGAAAGGAGGCTTGA
- a CDS encoding helix-turn-helix transcriptional regulator has protein sequence MNFIKKLFKKKPNNVTVSVTSYTSIPKPISLNSVYTGEDFFSIRKNILEIKRDKKLTQKQLSDCLGFKSNSFVSKLERCEMQKIDHEHVDKLANCLNVEISQLLIGEEKI, from the coding sequence ATGAACTTCATAAAAAAATTATTTAAAAAGAAACCAAATAATGTGACCGTAAGTGTTACGAGTTATACTTCAATACCAAAACCTATATCACTTAATAGTGTTTATACAGGTGAAGATTTCTTCTCGATACGCAAAAATATATTAGAGATAAAAAGAGATAAAAAATTAACACAGAAACAGTTATCAGATTGTCTTGGTTTTAAAAGCAACAGTTTCGTTTCTAAACTAGAACGATGTGAGATGCAAAAAATTGATCATGAACATGTCGATAAATTAGCTAATTGTCTTAATGTTGAAATTAGTCAATTGTTAATAGGTGAAGAAAAAATATAG
- a CDS encoding helix-turn-helix domain-containing protein: MRIKLIQLRNNRPLVEIALTIGITPQMLGAVERGDRTPSLHLAKKIADFYKVSIDELFFADIRNDTFLI, translated from the coding sequence ATGAGAATAAAACTTATACAACTAAGAAACAATCGACCGCTAGTCGAGATTGCCTTAACTATCGGAATAACGCCTCAAATGCTCGGCGCGGTTGAAAGAGGGGATCGTACACCTTCGTTACATTTAGCAAAAAAAATTGCAGACTTTTATAAAGTTTCTATTGACGAACTTTTTTTTGCAGATATTAGAAACGATACGTTTCTAATATAA
- a CDS encoding helix-turn-helix transcriptional regulator, with product MFGKRLAELRKLKKLSQYELAERLDYSRGQLSNYEQGSREPDYSTLCKIANFFEVSVDYLIGHSDETTLSKKDQFIQDNVFSLEELRKKYNVTLDGKETTDEELKNAIALIRSLRLMK from the coding sequence ATGTTCGGCAAGAGGCTTGCAGAATTAAGGAAGTTAAAAAAGCTGAGTCAATACGAATTGGCGGAGAGGTTAGACTATTCGAGAGGACAACTATCTAATTATGAGCAAGGTAGCAGAGAGCCCGATTATAGTACTTTGTGTAAAATTGCAAATTTCTTTGAGGTATCTGTTGACTATTTAATCGGGCATTCAGATGAAACTACTTTGTCAAAAAAGGATCAGTTTATACAAGATAACGTTTTTTCTTTAGAAGAGTTAAGAAAAAAGTATAATGTCACGCTAGACGGAAAAGAAACAACAGATGAAGAACTTAAAAACGCTATTGCTTTGATCCGTTCTTTACGGTTGATGAAATAA
- a CDS encoding helix-turn-helix transcriptional regulator codes for MAYNVERCLLREQLRKVNMTQQELANRLGITKQQVNKYVKKEHVMTLKTAKNIAEILNCDIDDLYEWGLK; via the coding sequence TTGGCTTACAATGTCGAAAGGTGCCTACTTCGTGAACAGCTTAGAAAAGTTAATATGACACAACAAGAACTCGCTAATCGTCTGGGTATCACAAAACAACAAGTAAATAAATATGTAAAAAAAGAGCACGTAATGACATTAAAAACCGCTAAAAATATAGCGGAAATTTTAAACTGTGACATAGACGACTTGTACGAGTGGGGATTGAAGTAG
- a CDS encoding site-specific integrase, producing MATFRELKSGKWQARVSREGQEFSIGTFRTKKEARIEAGKVEERIYYGQALNDRNMLFLEVANEWLHEHKKSTVKESTFEQLEVIVRIHILPPFIHKRIMSINRADIKRWLKKYADNTPGDINYSHGSQLKYLSVLKSIFHYAVHELEVLEKNPADRLQVPVQDKVSVNKDTKYYGLSELNKLLDFMKTYNHQRFKNYQIYYVLMYFLSQTGLRISEALALKWTDVNGDKLTVERQTSRGNNNELKITTLKNTSSYRTIGLNEDLVRELKKFKLKQNEMILGDKSFSKNGESIIFQNFLGNYLTPSTVRDSIKDYCHKAGVDYKGTHGFRHTHAVLLIEAGASIKYVSSRLGHKTIKTTADTYLDITDKIEKDELEKFASYTKRKS from the coding sequence ATGGCCACATTCAGAGAATTAAAAAGTGGTAAATGGCAAGCTCGAGTGTCGAGAGAAGGCCAGGAATTTAGCATAGGTACGTTTAGAACAAAAAAAGAAGCGAGGATTGAAGCTGGTAAGGTCGAAGAGCGAATTTATTATGGTCAAGCGCTCAATGATAGAAATATGTTATTTTTAGAAGTAGCAAATGAATGGCTGCATGAACATAAAAAATCCACGGTTAAAGAATCTACTTTTGAACAATTGGAAGTGATTGTTCGGATTCACATCCTACCCCCGTTTATTCATAAGCGCATTATGAGTATCAATCGGGCGGATATAAAACGCTGGCTTAAAAAATATGCTGACAATACTCCTGGCGACATCAATTATTCGCATGGTTCACAGTTAAAATATTTATCTGTTTTAAAAAGTATTTTTCACTATGCCGTCCACGAGTTGGAGGTGCTGGAAAAAAACCCAGCTGATCGTTTACAAGTTCCAGTACAGGACAAGGTAAGCGTTAATAAAGATACGAAATACTATGGCCTAAGCGAATTAAACAAGTTACTTGATTTCATGAAAACATATAACCACCAACGTTTTAAAAATTATCAAATTTATTATGTATTGATGTACTTTTTATCTCAAACAGGTCTGCGGATCAGTGAAGCTTTAGCACTAAAATGGACGGATGTTAACGGGGATAAATTGACAGTCGAAAGACAAACCAGTAGGGGGAATAACAACGAATTAAAGATCACAACCCTTAAAAACACATCATCATACAGAACGATCGGACTTAATGAGGACTTGGTACGTGAATTAAAAAAATTCAAACTAAAGCAAAATGAAATGATTTTAGGTGATAAATCTTTTAGTAAAAATGGAGAGAGTATTATTTTTCAAAATTTTTTAGGGAACTATTTGACGCCTTCCACAGTACGTGACTCAATCAAGGATTATTGTCATAAAGCTGGAGTTGATTATAAAGGTACACATGGATTTAGGCACACGCACGCTGTCTTGCTAATAGAAGCCGGCGCAAGCATTAAGTATGTATCCAGTCGATTAGGTCACAAGACGATCAAAACAACGGCTGACACTTATCTGGATATCACAGATAAAATAGAAAAAGACGAACTAGAAAAGTTCGCCTCTTACACTAAAAGAAAATCCTGA
- the sufB gene encoding Fe-S cluster assembly protein SufB, whose protein sequence is MAKKMPEIGEYQYGFSDKDVSIFRAGKGLTKEIVMQISKIKNEPEWMLKFRLKSLEQFYKMPMPSFGGDMSDLVFDDITYYVKPSERSEKSWDEVPEEIKNTFDKLGIPEAEQKYLAGVSAQYESEVVYHNMQEDLQDLGVIFKDTDSAMRENEEIFRKYFATIIPPSDNKFAALNSAVWSGGSFIYVPKGVKCDTPLQAYFRINSENMGQFERTLIIADEDSSIHYVEGCTAPTYSTNSLHSAVVEIVVNKNAYCRYTTIQNWAPNIFNLVTKRAVAYENATMEWVDGNIGSKLTMKYPAVIMKGEGAKGTILSIAIAGKGQHQDAGAKVTHLAPNCSSTIISKSISKHGGKVTYRGVCHFGRKSEGSMSKIECDTLIMDNESTSDTIPYNEILNNNITLEHEATVSKVSEEQLFYLMSRGISMQEATEMIVMGFIEPFTKELPMEYAVEMNRLIKFEMEGSIG, encoded by the coding sequence ATGGCGAAAAAAATGCCTGAAATAGGAGAATATCAATACGGTTTTTCGGATAAAGACGTCTCGATTTTCCGTGCTGGAAAAGGCTTAACAAAGGAAATTGTTATGCAAATTTCGAAAATTAAAAATGAACCTGAGTGGATGTTGAAATTCCGCTTAAAGTCATTAGAGCAATTTTATAAAATGCCGATGCCATCATTTGGCGGAGATATGTCTGATTTAGTTTTTGATGATATTACGTATTACGTAAAGCCGTCAGAAAGATCAGAGAAGTCTTGGGATGAAGTTCCAGAAGAAATTAAAAATACGTTTGATAAACTTGGAATTCCAGAAGCTGAGCAAAAGTATTTAGCTGGGGTATCAGCTCAATATGAATCTGAAGTTGTTTATCACAATATGCAAGAAGACTTACAGGATTTAGGGGTTATCTTTAAAGATACAGATTCTGCTATGCGTGAAAACGAGGAAATCTTCAGAAAATATTTTGCGACAATTATTCCGCCGTCAGACAATAAATTCGCAGCATTAAACTCAGCAGTTTGGTCAGGTGGCTCATTCATATACGTTCCAAAAGGAGTAAAGTGTGACACGCCACTTCAAGCATATTTCCGAATTAACTCGGAAAATATGGGTCAATTTGAGCGTACATTAATTATTGCTGATGAAGATAGTTCAATTCACTACGTTGAAGGTTGTACAGCGCCGACGTATTCAACAAATTCACTTCATAGTGCCGTAGTCGAAATTGTTGTTAATAAAAATGCATACTGTCGTTACACGACAATCCAAAACTGGGCACCTAATATTTTCAACTTAGTGACAAAACGTGCCGTTGCCTATGAAAATGCAACAATGGAATGGGTTGATGGTAACATTGGTTCGAAGCTGACGATGAAATATCCAGCGGTTATTATGAAAGGCGAAGGCGCAAAAGGAACAATCCTTTCAATCGCGATCGCTGGTAAAGGACAGCACCAGGATGCCGGAGCAAAAGTAACACACTTGGCACCAAACTGTTCATCAACAATCATCTCTAAATCGATTTCAAAGCACGGCGGAAAAGTAACCTATCGTGGTGTCTGTCACTTCGGTCGTAAATCTGAAGGCTCAATGTCAAAAATTGAGTGTGACACATTAATTATGGATAACGAGTCAACTTCAGATACAATTCCGTACAATGAAATCCTTAACAATAACATTACGTTAGAGCATGAAGCTACCGTATCGAAAGTGTCGGAAGAACAATTGTTCTACTTGATGAGCCGTGGGATTTCAATGCAAGAAGCAACTGAAATGATCGTTATGGGCTTTATTGAGCCATTTACAAAAGAATTACCAATGGAATATGCAGTAGAAATGAATCGACTAATTAAGTTCGAAATGGAAGGTAGTATCGGTTAA